Below is a window of Musa acuminata AAA Group cultivar baxijiao chromosome BXJ3-11, Cavendish_Baxijiao_AAA, whole genome shotgun sequence DNA.
ATTGTAGCTCTTTTTGTCATAAGTAGTGGAGATGACGGGATCGTTTACAGTGGTCGGCCATGTCGACGGTGGTGAAGCCGGCGTCGGCATAGCGAAGCATGGCCTCGATGACATCATCGCGGTCCACGCGGCCCCAAGCTCGTCTTCTCTCCCACCTCTGCTTCGGCGCTGAAGCACCGGATCCCACAGCTCTACGATTCGCAGCCGACCGGAGAAGACCAACACGGCAATGATGTCAAATGTGGGTGAGGGCACGTTCAAGGGCCTCAGTGGCCACCACAAGGACGGACACCACGAAAGGGGGCGATTGCAAGAGACGGAGGCGATCACGATAGAATAGAGGTAAAGATGACTAGAAAGGAACGTTCGAAGGAAATAaaagtaaaagaataaaaaaagaatattttacGAAAAATAATGGAAACTGAGAGCTTTTTTTTTATCCGTAGGATTATTAACGGGTCATTGAGACTCATTCGGGTCGGACATTAGGCTCATTCGGACCGACCCGATAAATTGGATGGCTCGGACGAGAATTCTTCTTCCGTAGAGGCCATTTTGGACATTGAGTTCCTCGCCCAGCCCCCACGCCACCGGCCAGGGTGGCGACCGAGGACGAGAagacgaagaggaggaagaccccCAAATCTacttgaaactgttgctgattcgTCACCAATAGATGCAGAGTAGAGGAGCCGAAGCAACGGATCGCAGGTTTTCGAAGACATCTCGACCTTCCCTTTTGTTTGATCAATCGATTATTTCTTTGTTTGTTCGTCTTTCCAAATCGGATTCTTGTTCTTCTGAATTTGGCTGTGGATCGGTTTATATGATTCCCTCGTTCGGTTGACTACGGTTTTGGTGTTAAAGGTAGCTCTTTTTAGTTGCTCGCTAGGTGTGGATTGCCTGCCTGAATCTCCGTAGCGTTCTTGTGGTGGAGTTGGCGGGTTTTGAGTTTATGCCATCGATTTGTCTGGAAATCGCATGAATTTTGCTCCATATTTTTTGTTGTATTAGTTACTGGACCATGAATTGGGTGAATCAGTGAAAAAGATCTGAGGCTACATGACTAGACTTTCTCGGTATACCGAGAATGATCCAAGCAAATGAACGACGGCGAGTAATTTCTCATGCCTGAGGCCGGTCAATCGTGATAGCGTGTTCAACCATGCCAAGGGTGTTCGGTACGAGGGCAAGATCTGCATCTCCTCGACTTACTTCAGCCATAGGTCTTTGTTAGTGAATCGAACCGTACTGAAGAAGGAAAGTTTATTATGATTACAAGTTATGATGATGGCAATGGATGTTTGTTGCTTATCTTATCATTTGCTTGCTTATTGTTAAGTCCACAAAATCAAGTAATTCTGGTGTTTGGTAAGATTTTGTCTTTTGCTTTTATCTGATTTGCTTGTGCTGATTGTCGTCTGAATTGCAGGAAAAGAATACTTTTTAGGAGATTTCGGGCCTGGCATTGATTCAGTTATCTCTGAGAGGCACCATGGGTGACTCAACAGCGATGACCATCGAGTTCCTTCGTGCCAGATTACTATCTGAGAGGACAGTTTCTAAAGCTGCAAAGGAAAGAGCTGACCAATTGGCTAAAAGGGTCAGCGATATATTCTTGTTATATATTGTCACAGTTGATTTGCTTAGTGTGTTTCGTTGATTAATTTGGATTTGGTTATGTTTTGTGTTCAGGTGACGGAGTTAGAGGAGCGGCTTAGGGTCATGACTATCCAGAGGAGGAAGGCAGAACAGGCAGCAGTGGATGCCATCTCCATTCTAGAAACTCATGGGATTAATGATCTATTTGAGGAAATTGATTCTAGCTCTGACAAAGATGAAAGTCCTTGTGGTGAGGAAGGGTGCGAGGAAGCTTCTAAAGAAGATGAAGTATGTACAGCCTCGAAAGTGGAAAGGATGGTAGTTGAAGATGCACAATCGAGTTCTGAACTTGAGGTTTCCTTCTCCCAAGCTAGGAGCTTATCATGGAGAAGCCGCAGTAGTAGTCCAGATTCTGCTAGAAAGCTAAAAGGAAAGCATTTCAGACAAAGACAGAGACGAATGAGTTTGATGTCACCTGTTGAATCTTCCCCAAAATATAACTTGGGAAAATCATGTCGCAAAATAAAACAGAAAGAAATGGGGTATTTTCGATGtccttccttctccttctctagTGACTGTCGTTAGATGTGTTCATTATGTTCCTTTATTTTAACTGTGACAACAATGGTTTTGTACTACCAGATCAACTACTGAGGAAAAAGGAGATGATTTTGTAATTATTGGTAACAGCCTACCTGGATTACCTGTGATTGTTTCTGGAAGTCAGTCATCTTTTGTGACTGTCCAAAAGCAAGAAGTTGATGCAATTGGGAGCGAAAGAGATAAAGAGATGGAGAGAGTTCTAGAGCAGCAAGCCCAGCTCATAGGTCAGTACGAAGCAGAGGAGAAAGCACAGAGAGAATGGGAAAAGAAATACAATGAGAACAAATGTTCAAATCCAGTATGTGACTTTCATAACAGATTCTATTTTTGACAGCCAAGTATATGTGCTCTCAAATAAAACCAGGAAAGATGGACTGCCGTGATCATATATCTGTAGTATGAAGTTGGGAATTTGATGGATCTCTTTGCAGTCTATCCAACTAGTACTAACTATTTATCGTTGCATTGTCTAGTCCATTTTGCACCTGCACAATTGCTTTGTTGATACCACTTCTTGGTATTTGATTCACCTCGTATTTGAACTAGGAAATGTGAATAGActcttttcaaaaacttgctgcaTGTGATATATAAGGCATGTTTTAGACTAAAAGCCTGACCCCACTATgcatagcaaatttttgcttagaATTTAGTCTTCCTGACTACAGTTTCTTCATTCTCCTgttactacacacacacacacatattcaGACCACAAGTGCAAGTGGTAGCCAAGTTTGTCTGACAGCCGGAGTACTCTTTGATTTGTAATCTTcctgaatatatatttttaatcaaatggtATAcattaatttatcttttttattgtaTTTTTATCTCAATTTTCAGGATTACTCTGAATCTGAGAAGCAGTGTCATGTAGCTGTAGTCAATAGTGAGTCCCAGAAAGATTCACTTGCAGTTCCTGGGAAAATACCATGTGAAGATGAGGAGCCAAAATCAGCTGTTCTCTCTGGGACCAAGGAACCTGGATGTCTATCTGATGATATTGTGCTTAAATTATCAGATAGTGCAAATCAAGGAACCATTGATGGAGGCCAAGATGCAAATGTTGTGCAATTCTCCAATGCCTTTGTGTCAACTGATCTACCTAGAACTGGAAGTGGAAGTAATTCTCACGCTTGTGTGGAGGGCTTGACGGATCAAGTAGTGCATCATGTGGCGGTCACTGACAGTGAAGCTTGTCTGGTTGAGGTTGCATTTCCTGCCAAAGTAAGCACTGTTGAGAGCTCGTTTGAAAAGCAAAACCAAGGTTTAATTTATGATAAATCTGACAGTGGCTCTAGTAACAATATCAATATGCAAGCACATAGCCAAATGAATTCACCATTAAATGGAAGCCCTTCTACTGCTAATTCCGAAAGGGAGACACCTAAATGGGAATTAGCAGGCACTCAGGATCCATCGTACGAGAGACCACCTCAATCAGCTGGCAGCAGTAGCTTGGGGGGTGTTCTGGAAGCTCTTCAGCGTGCCAAGATATCCTTAAAACAAGAGCTCTATCAGTCGCCCTTGCCAGGGAAAGGCACCATGGCTTTACCAGCAGCAAGAAATTACCATACTAAGACTACTTTGTCTGGTGAAACTTTGAAAGTTCCCATTGGGTCTGCTGGCCTGTTTAGATTACCAACTGAcacttttcctccggcacaaaacTTGCAAAGGAAACTTTATGGTTCAGCCTTAAGTTTGACGACTGGTTATCCTCATCTTGGATATGCCTTTACTACTGCTGACGGTCATCCGTCAACTGTCCCTGAAGCTGGGTCCAAGAATTCGATGGGTAAATTGAATTTTGGTAATTACCGTCCAGGTATGGACCTTCCTACTTCATTCAGGTACTCGCTACCATACTCAGGTTCGACAGCAGATAGGATACCGGTTCCAAATGAAGCTGACATTTCACTAGGAAAGCAACATTTCAACACTTACTCTTATGAAGTGGGAATTCCTGCTTTCAGCAGGTATTCCCTGCCTGCAAATGAGGCGACAGATGGAACACCCTTCCCAAACAGATCTGGAGGCTCTGTGCACCAGCAGTATTTTGATTCCTACCATCCTGGCATTGAAGAGCCTGCTGCGAGAAGGTATTCCCTTCCATACTCAGACTTGACAAGAGATAGAACAATTCTTCGTGATGGCGTTTCAGAACCTCACACCGATATAAGAAACCAAATGCCTCCTCGAGACCGGTACTCTTTATATGGCGGCAATGGGACACGATCCAGTATGCAGATACTGTAGTACCTTTTGTAGTATGTAATTCATTTTCCCTATATGTATCCATTTGCAAATTAGGATGATATCTGAAGTTGATATTATATGCtcctgtggcatacttgatgtattCGATACTAGATGGTTTTGGTGTTTAATGTGAAATATTGTTGCCTCTTCTTTTTGCACTTCAATGTTGGGTAGACATGGAAATATTTCAAGGCTATGACATATTTTAGTATCTGTTATTGGATTAATTGATAAACAAAACAAATAAATGAGTGGCAACTTTGCTCAAGCATTTTGGCATCAGTTGAGGCCCACTGATCTGAGAGGATCTTAAACTCTGTTCTTAAACAAGGGCATGCTATTCTTTGTTGTCGTCGATGTACTTGGTCTTGTGGATGGGAGAATTCATTCTTCATGCATCTGCTATAATGCAGAATCAAGTCTTAAGCCTCTCTTAAAAGTATTTACCATGCCAATCTTTATGTTGTTTTGCCTTGATATAATACCTTGTTTTTTATGTTTTTTGAACCCTTGGGGATTTGATTTTTCTACCTTGAATATTCTTTCAAGATAGAGCATTACAAGCACCCCAATTCGAAACATATTTGTTTCAGAATTAGGTTGAGCAGTAGCACATAAAATGAGAAGATTTTAGCAACCATTAGACTCTCATGTACTTGCTCATGGAAGAAAGTATGTTCATTAAATGTTAACCCTATGTCAAGATTATGACCAAGTTACAATGTTTGAATTCCACACTGTTGAGGCATGGTATGATCCTTGTAGCTCCTTCATTATGTGCTTAAAACTCTGCAAGAAATGTTGGCTTGTTATTAATATCCAAAGAACTCTCGATTTTAAGTTGAGATATTGTGATGAAGTGTTGTGAGATCAGTTATTGCTTGTACAAAATAAACAAAGCCAACCATGCATTTTGTAACTGAGTCAGCTTGACATGGaagtgaaaattgcatgtgtagccaaaaataaaaaaagtgtgTCTAATGGTGAGATGGTTCCTTTGCAATAAGGGATAATAAATTTGAACTTATGAAATATACACTTtggagatttaaataacttctaaCTCAAAACAAGCTAATATTAACTGTAATTGATCATGTTTAACCTGAGTTAATGGGATCTATATGCGAAGGATTTTAAAAAGTATACCAATCAAATTCATAAAACAAATAAAGAATCATCCCATTTATAATTATACTGCATATACCCACTCTTATCATCAAACATCGTGAAATTGTGGTGAAGATAGGGAAAACCAACACATATCCGAGTACAATTTATGCACAGAAATTGAAGGCATTAGAATCCTAGTCCTTCTCTCCAATTTCCTTAGACAAACAATGGCCACCATAAAGTTAGCAAGAACAGACAGATATCAACTCCAATATCAGCGTGGCTCAAGTGAGatcgtcttcctcttcttcctttgcttTAATGGCATTCTTCACTCTCAGTAGAAGCATGGTTTTCCAAGGATCCTGAAGTTGATCGAGATGGTATCAACAGAAACATTGCGCAAGTTTAATCAAGTTAACGGTATGCCTATCAGATACAGGAAGCAGGCACAAGTACTGAacaaatatgtcccatatatgaCAATTACGTGCATCATTGCTGCCTTGATAACGATTTCAGATGAATAAAGCTGCACAGAACCTTTTCTTTTCAGTTATGGAAAAGTTAGCCTCGATATGAGAAAGCTTCTTTATGATGAGAAGGGAAACTGGTATATCCAAAAAGAGATCCAGTGGCTGATCAAAATCCATGGTTACCGGGGTTAATCAGCATTTTGACCTAGTAAACAAAAGATTTTGAAATCTCAAGGTACAAAGACtgatcatagaaaggaaggaataaaGATTAGAATAAGCTTTCAAATTGTGTTTTGAAGAACTAACAGAGAAAAAAATAACCTGTAGTAAGAAAGGTTTTTTTGGTGTAAAATTAGGGCTTTTGATATGATATGGAATTAAATGACATATATGTTGGAATGTCAGCACTGTTCGGTGACTCGATCAGAAATATCAAGATTATGGTTGAACATCGACCTAAAGAAGCAAGCCATGAGGGCTAAATTTCAGTTCTAAGAAACCAAGGCAAGGCCGTCATAGTTAGCAAGCAACTAGCTTAATATGTTCTTTGGGCATGTAATTGAGAAGAAATTTAATACATTTAttacatatataatatttattgtcAATTTTAGCaatgaaataaattatatcaagTTAACAATTTAATGCATTGTCAATTAGAATTCATGCTATTATATCAGTTCCATAGATAAATCAGAAGTTATGGCTCATATCTCGTTCATGGATGCTCAAGTGCATTGCATGGAATCAATATCAAAAGGCAAAAAACATACCAGCCGGGTCATGCTATCATATTCTTGGAGAGCATCAGTAAATTTCACAACATCTCCCTCATCCATTGAATCTGCTAGATCCTGCAATGAAGGTGCTAATATTTTGAGAGATGTTCCTGCCAAGATATGATGATCTAGTTTGTAGTTCATATATTTCATCAAGAGGATAGCTTTACGGCGACTTTTTAACATACAAAAATGTGTGAACAGATGCATAGAGATGACTCATGATAGACACGTAActtaaagaaagagaaagaggacaAAGAAAAATTAATTAACAGCATCTGAGCTAACATATGACAAATTATAACATAGAGATCAATGAACAAATTAGCTCTTGACTTCAACTTTAGATCCTTGACAGAATATCTACTACCATTTAACATGCAAGTTCATAAAGTTATCCGGTAGACAATTAAGATGAAGATTCTCAAATGATGGATTGTTTGTGAAGTTCTTGAGCAAGATAATATGTCATGTTATTTCTTTACATTTTCATTAGTTTTTATGgtcattttatattcttttttataGATTTAGCTTTCAGCAAAAATGCCAAAACCACACACTTAGACGCCTTATACACATTACTTAATCTCCATATATTTTACATATCTTTCATTTTTATCGcacaaattgaaaaaaaaaccAAATTGTTAAGTTTGATACTCTCGACTCATCAGGATCCAAGCTTGAAACGGAGAACGTGCACTCTTCTTGCAAACATGATTATTGGTCAAATCAGAATAGAAAGGGGATTAGAAAATGAAAAATCAAGCctacccaaaaaaataaaaatagaatcgAGGTTCAAGTCTTACAGCTAGAAGCTTGTATTCCCGTGTGCCCGAAAAAGTAGGATCAAGTTCCTACACAAGCAAGTACAATCTGGTTAACAATATTGAACACTTAGAACAACGACTTCAACTACCAAACCAAGAAACATACAAACCTGATACCGTTCTAATGCGTTTGTAATTGCAACAACATCACCTTTACACAATTGGCAGATGCCAGCATTAAGGAGAATTCCCTTAACACCATACTTAAGAAGATTATTATTGATCGAGTGTCGTGCAATTGCTTCATATATTTCAATTGCCTTTGGGTATCTGCAGAAAATATAAGTGTCAAATCCCAATGTACACAACTGTAACAGAATTCAAAGAATCCATAACGACAGCTGAACATTAATTCAGAACTACAGATAATTTAAAACTAGTTATTGCACATGTATATAGGATATTCTACAAAGAACATAGACGATATGAACTGCAAAAGTCCCACTGTCAAAAGATATAAGAGGAGACCATCAATGATCAATACAAGGTGAAACTAACTTCAATGTTGTAGGTACCGAGAGGTCCTAGATAATGAAATATACAGCAAAATGCCAGATGTCAAGGTATCTTCCCACCAGAAAGAAGTGACAAAGTCAAACAACTCCCTGGATAAATAGAATGATTTTGTTTATATTGGTCGAAATTCTGAGGCTAGCATCACATGTTTGTGAGAAAACCAGTGTGTTAAATGTTGCAATATAGGCTACACGGTAAATGAGAATGTTGTGACAGATGGAGACGACTGTTTATCTTTAATGATGACAAAAACAAGTTACATAATTAAATAACATGCCAGCCAGCATTGATGGCAGAGCATTAGCTAACTTTGATATATCAATACGAGCATTAGGGTTTTGGAGCAGAATAACTGCATGCCTGCATCTAACCGCAATGAGAATGcaacaaaaaggtgatagcatatCATTATTCTTTTATGTCTAGATGACTCAGTCAACCTATTTTCTTTTTATCCTCAGAACCTGATAGGAACCTTAATAAATGTAGTAGTTAATAACTGAAACTCAAAAATATGGTCATGGGCTGTCATATTCAGCAAATCCATCTTTGAAGAATATGTATTAGCAACAGAGAGGTTTATATTACCAATCCTACTTGCAGGTCAGAAGACAGTTTCCTCCAGCTACATAGTCATTATTTAATCTGAAAGAATAAATAAAAGGTAATAGATCAAGGACTTTGTTAAACTTACTGTTCCAGCTGAGCAGCAAATTGTGCAACCTTTTGGTTGCATTGATTTGCAGAAGTTGTCACTTCCTCACTTTGAAAGAGATCAGCAGCCCGCTCAAAGTAATCCATAGCCTTCTCTGGATTCTGTTCTTGCTCATATAACTCACCAAGTTCCTGTGAAATGAAGATGTGGGTGTTCAACAAAAGAAATTTAAATATCTAAAAGGGCATGTTTTTATATATGCAAATTACTGCTAACTTAAATTAATAGTACAATCACCTTTATAAACCTTTAATGTCTGATGTCATTCTATTCCAGGCACACAATTGGCATGGGAAGCATGAAAGTAGTACAATCACCTATATGAACCTTCATTGCCATCTCTTCCAGGCACAAAATTGGAATGGGAATCATGAAAGTAATGCAATCGTCCTTTATGCCATTCTATCCCGGGCACACAATTGGAATGGGAATCATGAAGTGGTGCAATCACCTTAATACCATTCTATTCCAGGCACACAATTGGGATGGGTTTCATGTTGTGTTGATGGCAACAGTATGTTGGCCAGGTATTGAGCCTATGATGCTTGTCATGTATCAAGCCAATATTAGCGTGAAAACCCCAAACATTGTTTCAAACCTCAATTACTATATCTACCAATGTATGCATATCTCATAAATTTGACAAAGAAAAGTTTACAATTTAATCATTGTAATGCTAAACAAAGTCTAAGGCAGAAATTCCCCATGGAAGGTCCATCACCTTGCAGTATCTTGCAGCCATGTTTAATCTACCAATCTCCAGAAAAAGGTTCACAGCTTGGTTTAATGATTCAGCAGCATCTGCAGAAATTGAACATGTTTTGAAGGTCAACAGAGAAAAGAAATAATGTAAATTGCCTACCTAGTATTCAATATTTACAATAGAAAAGGATGTTTTATGAGAATAACCCATGAATGAAAATGATTAAGTGGTTGCCCAAACTTTGTGACAATTCACAGGAATGTTGACAAGTAGACCTCAAAAACAGAGAAGCTGTCCATTTAGTTCTTGGACAAAGAAAAAACTTTGTTATTTCCTTTACCAATCAGATCCACTTTGGAGTGGATATATGCTAGCGATTATATATGCCAATCTATTCCTTGttttccaatgtgggactaattgaCTACCACGTAAAATTGACAAATCTAGGTATCATCTTCTATTAAAGAATGTGACCTGAATTTTGGTCTAATCGGTTGACAGAATTGGCGTGCCTCTACTTTTGATCTTCTGTTAACGATAATGCTTGAAACAATTATATTTCTAAAACAAGATCTCACGATTAGACTTTCAGAACTATCTATAAGTAATTGAGTTTAGATGTTGTGATGATGACAtcatttatctttaaaaaatGAGTGACACCAAAATATTTACTAACATTAGGTAGAACTATGTTTGAAAACTCAAGTACACACCTTAGCATCTGAAAAAGGAGACAATTTCCCCATACAAAGCAGAGTCTATGTTGACAAGACCGCATACGTCCAGAGTAAAGATAGTTTATTACAAAGTCGGTAGAATATAACCCTTGGATGTTATGAGGACTTAGGTAATATTTCCTCACATGAGAATATACCTTGAAGTGAGATTTTCTTGTAAC
It encodes the following:
- the LOC135653071 gene encoding uncharacterized protein LOC135653071; its protein translation is MGDSTAMTIEFLRARLLSERTVSKAAKERADQLAKRVTELEERLRVMTIQRRKAEQAAVDAISILETHGINDLFEEIDSSSDKDESPCGEEGCEEASKEDEVCTASKVERMVVEDAQSSSELEVSFSQARSLSWRSRSSSPDSARKLKGKHFRQRQRRMSLMSPVESSPKYNLGKSCRKIKQKEMGSTTEEKGDDFVIIGNSLPGLPVIVSGSQSSFVTVQKQEVDAIGSERDKEMERVLEQQAQLIGQYEAEEKAQREWEKKYNENKCSNPDYSESEKQCHVAVVNSESQKDSLAVPGKIPCEDEEPKSAVLSGTKEPGCLSDDIVLKLSDSANQGTIDGGQDANVVQFSNAFVSTDLPRTGSGSNSHACVEGLTDQVVHHVAVTDSEACLVEVAFPAKVSTVESSFEKQNQGLIYDKSDSGSSNNINMQAHSQMNSPLNGSPSTANSERETPKWELAGTQDPSYERPPQSAGSSSLGGVLEALQRAKISLKQELYQSPLPGKGTMALPAARNYHTKTTLSGETLKVPIGSAGLFRLPTDTFPPAQNLQRKLYGSALSLTTGYPHLGYAFTTADGHPSTVPEAGSKNSMGKLNFGNYRPGMDLPTSFRYSLPYSGSTADRIPVPNEADISLGKQHFNTYSYEVGIPAFSRYSLPANEATDGTPFPNRSGGSVHQQYFDSYHPGIEEPAARRYSLPYSDLTRDRTILRDGVSEPHTDIRNQMPPRDRYSLYGGNGTRSSMQIL
- the LOC135652649 gene encoding alpha-soluble NSF attachment protein-like, translated to MTEGFQRRTIGEGMADQTAKGDDLEQKAEKKLAGWGIFGSKYDDAADLFDKAANFFKLAKNWERAGSVYTKLANCHLKLDSKHEAASTYVNAANCYKKISLQDAAESLNQAVNLFLEIGRLNMAARYCKELGELYEQEQNPEKAMDYFERAADLFQSEEVTTSANQCNQKVAQFAAQLEQYPKAIEIYEAIARHSINNNLLKYGVKGILLNAGICQLCKGDVVAITNALERYQELDPTFSGTREYKLLADLADSMDEGDVVKFTDALQEYDSMTRLDPWKTMLLLRVKNAIKAKEEEEDDLT